In Bacteroidales bacterium, a genomic segment contains:
- the metG gene encoding methionine--tRNA ligase codes for MKKYKRYLITSALPYANGPVHIGHLAGVYVPADIYSRYLRLRGHNVVFVGGSDEHGVPITIKARQEGVSPQEIVDRYHTLIKNSFERFGISFDIYSRTTSEIHHQTASEFFETLYDNSKFVEKESEQYYDEEARQFLADRYITGTCPHCGNERAYGDQCEQCGTSLNATDLINPRSTLSGSVPVLKETKHWYLPLDEYEPFLRKWILEEHTEWKPNVSGQCKSWLDLGLQPRAVTRDLDWGVPVPVKGAEGKVLYVWFDAPIGYISNTKELLPDTWKDYWKSDDTCMVHFIGKDNIVFHCIIFPAMLKAEGSYILPQNVPANEFLNLENDKISTSRNWAVWLHEYLDDFPGKEDVLRYTLTANAPETKDNNFTWKDFQDRNNNELVAIYGNFVNRALVLTQKYFGGLVPEIGHLTDYDKEVLAGIKTIRHHVENAIENYRFREGLKETMNLARLGNKYLADTEPWKLIKTDEARVQTILNISLQLAANMALLSEPFLPFSSEKLKEMLHLPVIPWDKIGDDDLLPKGHQLNNPSLLFEKIEDDAIEKQLKRLADTKIANEKNAYQVAAAKPNVSFDEFSSMDIRVGTILEAAKVPKTDKLMRLLVDTGIDKRTIVSGIAEYFTPEELLGKQVSVIVNLAPRKLKGIESQGMILLAEDADGKLIFVSPEKSVINGSVVK; via the coding sequence ATGAAAAAATATAAAAGGTATTTAATTACTTCAGCTTTACCTTATGCCAACGGGCCGGTACATATCGGACATTTGGCAGGAGTATATGTTCCCGCCGACATCTACAGCCGGTATCTGCGTTTAAGGGGACATAATGTTGTATTTGTAGGCGGCAGTGACGAACATGGTGTTCCTATTACCATAAAGGCACGGCAGGAAGGGGTATCTCCCCAGGAAATTGTTGACCGTTATCACACGCTCATCAAAAACTCGTTTGAACGTTTTGGGATCTCATTCGATATATACTCCAGGACTACTTCTGAGATACATCATCAAACTGCTTCGGAATTTTTTGAAACACTATATGATAACAGTAAATTTGTTGAAAAAGAATCAGAGCAATATTACGATGAGGAGGCCCGTCAGTTTTTAGCAGACCGCTATATTACGGGAACTTGTCCTCATTGTGGTAATGAACGGGCATATGGTGATCAATGTGAGCAATGTGGTACTTCTCTTAATGCAACAGACCTGATCAATCCGCGTTCTACATTAAGTGGTTCTGTCCCTGTACTTAAAGAAACAAAACACTGGTATCTTCCACTTGATGAATATGAACCCTTCCTGAGAAAATGGATTCTTGAGGAGCATACTGAATGGAAACCAAATGTTTCCGGACAATGTAAATCATGGCTTGACCTGGGCTTACAGCCCCGTGCTGTTACCCGGGATTTGGATTGGGGAGTTCCTGTTCCGGTTAAGGGTGCTGAGGGGAAAGTATTATATGTATGGTTCGATGCGCCTATCGGATACATATCCAATACAAAAGAACTGTTACCTGATACATGGAAAGATTACTGGAAATCCGACGATACCTGTATGGTACATTTTATCGGAAAGGACAATATCGTATTCCATTGCATCATTTTTCCGGCAATGCTCAAGGCCGAAGGGTCCTATATCCTGCCACAAAATGTTCCTGCCAATGAGTTCCTGAACCTTGAAAACGATAAGATATCCACCTCCCGGAATTGGGCTGTATGGTTGCATGAATATCTGGATGATTTTCCAGGAAAGGAAGATGTTTTGCGGTATACATTAACAGCAAATGCTCCGGAAACCAAAGATAATAATTTCACATGGAAGGATTTCCAGGACAGAAATAACAATGAACTGGTTGCTATTTACGGTAACTTCGTCAACAGGGCATTAGTACTGACCCAAAAGTATTTCGGGGGATTGGTCCCTGAAATAGGCCATCTTACGGACTACGATAAAGAAGTACTGGCAGGGATAAAGACCATCCGGCATCATGTGGAAAATGCCATTGAGAACTACCGATTCAGGGAAGGGCTTAAGGAGACCATGAATCTTGCCCGGTTGGGAAACAAATACCTGGCCGATACAGAGCCGTGGAAGTTGATCAAGACTGACGAAGCCCGGGTCCAAACCATATTGAATATATCTTTACAATTGGCCGCAAATATGGCCCTGCTTTCCGAGCCTTTTCTCCCTTTCAGTTCTGAAAAACTGAAAGAGATGCTTCATTTGCCCGTAATACCTTGGGATAAAATTGGAGACGATGATTTACTTCCTAAAGGCCATCAACTCAATAATCCCTCACTATTGTTCGAGAAAATTGAAGATGATGCAATAGAAAAACAGTTGAAACGGCTTGCTGATACGAAAATTGCCAATGAAAAAAATGCCTACCAAGTTGCTGCCGCTAAACCGAATGTGTCATTTGATGAATTTTCGTCTATGGATATACGGGTTGGTACCATCCTGGAGGCTGCCAAAGTGCCTAAAACCGATAAATTGATGCGTCTTTTGGTAGATACGGGTATCGATAAACGTACCATTGTGTCCGGAATTGCCGAATATTTTACTCCAGAGGAGTTATTAGGAAAACAGGTAAGTGTAATTGTCAATCTGGCTCCCCGCAAATTGAAAGGGATAGAATCTCAGGGCATGATCTTACTGGCTGAGGATGCTGATGGAAAACTGATATTTGTTTCTCCGGAAAAATCAGTCATCAATGGTAGTGTAGTTAAATAA
- the mnmD gene encoding tRNA (5-methylaminomethyl-2-thiouridine)(34)-methyltransferase MnmD encodes MVRQLSVITTEDGSKTIYSGQFGEHYHSTYGAVNESNHVFIEAGYLFTEKNPVSVLEIGFGTGLNAFLTLQQAEKLNRPTYYEAIELYPVEGSIMKNISTDETFLQLHASEWDQAIKITDHFILNKRKGDLTDIAFSNNFDVIYFDAFSPEVQPEMWTTDIFSKLYSITHSKGVLTTYCAKGAVRRNLQSIGYAVERLPGPKGKREILRGRK; translated from the coding sequence ATGGTAAGGCAACTATCCGTAATTACGACCGAGGATGGATCAAAAACCATTTATTCCGGGCAATTCGGAGAGCACTACCACTCAACTTACGGAGCGGTTAACGAATCTAACCATGTTTTCATTGAAGCTGGTTACCTTTTTACCGAAAAAAATCCTGTATCTGTATTAGAAATCGGATTCGGTACAGGATTAAATGCCTTTTTAACCTTACAACAGGCAGAAAAGTTGAACCGGCCGACATATTATGAGGCCATAGAATTATATCCTGTTGAGGGGTCAATCATGAAAAACATATCCACTGATGAAACTTTCCTTCAGCTACATGCTTCCGAATGGGATCAGGCAATAAAAATTACAGATCATTTTATCCTGAATAAACGAAAAGGCGACCTCACCGACATCGCATTTTCTAATAATTTTGATGTAATCTATTTTGATGCATTTTCTCCTGAAGTACAACCGGAAATGTGGACTACAGACATTTTTTCCAAATTATATTCAATCACCCACTCCAAAGGAGTATTAACAACCTACTGTGCTAAAGGCGCAGTAAGGCGGAACCTACAAAGCATAGGATATGCTGTTGAACGGCTTCCCGGGCCTAAGGGCAAAAGAGAAATATTACGAGGAAGAAAATAA
- the pyk gene encoding pyruvate kinase, whose amino-acid sequence MSHTKIIATIGPASASKEVLREIFTAGVNVCRLNFSHGTHDDHKKSIETIIELNQEMRTNVTILADLQGPKLRIGMVENDAIILQDGDLVNIVTNECISTSQKLYISYEDLAKDVKIGEAILIDDGKIKLEVVKTDKKDKITAKVIYGGLLTSKKGVNLPNSKISLPSLTEKDIKDAAFALDYNVDWIALSFVRSANDLQPLRDLLRSKKKFARIIAKIEKPEALEDIDAIIEASNGIMVARGDLGVEVPFDRVPMIQKDIVKKCIVQAKPVVIATQMLESMISNFRPTRAEANDVANAVLDGADAVMLSAETSTGKYAIESVKAMQQIIDWTETHGFLYNRENLPELNSHTFLPDSICLNACRMADQAKAKAIVIFTFSGYTAMRISSHRPQAETFVFTRNKALVRKMALIWGAHAYHAEETDNIDDAIEESIQSLKKRGYIKKGDVVVHVGSTPFEEKGQTNMIKLSYIS is encoded by the coding sequence ATGAGTCATACAAAGATCATAGCCACCATTGGGCCGGCATCGGCTTCTAAAGAAGTACTTCGTGAAATTTTTACAGCAGGAGTAAATGTCTGCCGTTTAAATTTTTCCCATGGAACCCACGATGATCATAAAAAAAGTATAGAAACCATTATCGAATTAAACCAGGAAATGCGTACAAATGTGACTATTCTGGCTGATTTGCAAGGTCCGAAATTACGTATCGGAATGGTTGAAAATGATGCTATTATACTTCAGGATGGTGATTTGGTTAATATTGTCACTAATGAGTGCATCTCTACATCCCAGAAATTATACATTAGCTATGAAGATTTAGCAAAAGATGTGAAAATAGGAGAAGCTATTCTTATTGATGATGGAAAAATAAAGTTAGAAGTAGTTAAAACCGATAAAAAGGATAAAATCACAGCAAAAGTAATCTATGGCGGTTTATTGACTTCTAAAAAAGGAGTAAACCTGCCTAACTCGAAAATTTCATTACCCAGTCTTACTGAAAAAGACATCAAAGATGCTGCTTTTGCTTTGGATTATAATGTTGACTGGATCGCTTTATCCTTTGTCCGTTCTGCAAATGATCTACAGCCCTTGCGGGATTTGTTACGCTCCAAGAAGAAATTTGCACGTATCATTGCAAAGATCGAGAAACCGGAAGCTTTAGAAGATATTGACGCCATTATTGAAGCGTCGAATGGAATCATGGTCGCTCGCGGAGATTTAGGTGTCGAAGTACCTTTTGACCGTGTACCGATGATACAAAAAGACATTGTAAAGAAGTGTATCGTTCAGGCCAAACCGGTAGTGATCGCTACCCAGATGCTTGAAAGCATGATCTCAAACTTCCGTCCTACCCGTGCAGAAGCCAATGATGTAGCCAATGCAGTACTTGATGGAGCCGACGCTGTGATGTTAAGTGCAGAAACCTCTACCGGAAAATATGCGATCGAATCCGTCAAAGCCATGCAACAAATCATCGATTGGACGGAAACCCATGGATTCCTATACAACCGGGAAAATTTGCCGGAACTCAACAGCCACACATTCCTTCCAGATTCTATTTGTCTGAATGCCTGTCGTATGGCCGATCAGGCAAAAGCAAAAGCAATTGTAATATTCACTTTTTCCGGATACACAGCCATGCGTATTTCCAGCCACCGTCCACAGGCTGAAACATTCGTATTCACCAGAAACAAAGCGCTTGTACGGAAAATGGCGCTTATATGGGGGGCACATGCCTACCATGCCGAAGAAACGGATAACATTGACGATGCAATTGAAGAATCCATACAAAGTTTGAAAAAAAGAGGTTACATAAAAAAAGGCGACGTGGTGGTACATGTAGGAAGTACTCCCTTTGAAGAGAAAGGACAAACCAACATGATCAAGTTATCGTACATCTCATAA
- a CDS encoding S9 family peptidase produces MQPPIAQKKTATLQTAGHSRVDPYFWLNERDNPEVKAYLEAENEYTAAMMADTKELQNQLFEEIISRIKQDDQTVPYFRNGYFYYRRYEKGAEYPIFCRKKQSMEADEEILINGNELSQGYDYFHVGNFEITPDNKTLAYCVDYVGRRSYTIFFKDLETGKLINATIEGTNGYAAWANDNKTLFYCQKDPETLRSETLMSYCLETNKTKHLYTEDDETFDLMVYRSKSDKMIFMLMFSNTSTEYRYISTDEPDGSFRTIQEREKNMEYQVIDHHDKFYIVTNYQAKNFRLMETSVKNTGKEYWKELVPHREDILLEDVEIFNDFFVLSERKQGLVQLRIKSRHNNDEHYLNFGEEVYTAEISINPSFDTHLLRFSYCSMTTPLSIFDYNMQTREKVLLKQQEVLDYHPEDYVTRRLYAKSPDGMEIPISLVYKKSTRVNAHTPLLLYGYGAYGYNMDPDFSTSRISLLNRGFIYAIAHVRGSQYLGREWYENGKMLNKRNTFTDYITCAEHLIKQGYTDTEHLFGMGASAGGLLIGAVINMRPDLFKGVIAGVPFVDVITTMNDKSIPLTVGEFEEWGNPEDEAYYQYMMSYSPYDNVKAQDYPNMLVTTGFHDSQVQYWEPAKWVAKLRDLKTDHHLLLLYTNMDAGHGGASGRFESYKETALEYAFLLKLLQ; encoded by the coding sequence ATGCAACCACCCATTGCTCAAAAAAAAACAGCAACACTTCAAACAGCAGGACATAGCAGGGTAGATCCGTATTTTTGGTTGAACGAACGGGATAATCCGGAAGTAAAAGCATATCTTGAAGCAGAAAATGAATATACCGCTGCAATGATGGCTGATACTAAAGAGCTGCAAAATCAACTGTTTGAAGAAATAATCTCGCGGATCAAGCAGGATGATCAGACGGTTCCATATTTTCGAAATGGTTACTTCTATTACCGGCGTTATGAAAAAGGTGCCGAGTATCCTATATTTTGCCGAAAAAAACAATCAATGGAAGCAGATGAGGAAATCCTGATAAATGGGAATGAACTGTCACAGGGATACGATTATTTTCATGTCGGGAATTTTGAAATTACTCCGGATAATAAAACATTGGCATACTGTGTCGATTATGTCGGTCGTCGTTCCTATACTATCTTTTTCAAAGATCTGGAAACAGGAAAGTTGATAAATGCCACAATAGAAGGTACCAATGGTTATGCTGCATGGGCAAACGACAATAAAACGTTGTTTTATTGTCAGAAAGATCCGGAAACACTTCGCTCGGAGACGCTGATGTCATACTGTTTGGAAACCAATAAAACCAAGCATCTTTATACTGAAGATGACGAAACATTTGATTTGATGGTGTACCGGTCAAAATCCGACAAAATGATCTTCATGCTGATGTTCAGTAACACATCTACAGAATACCGGTATATATCTACCGATGAACCTGACGGATCATTCCGGACGATTCAGGAACGGGAGAAAAATATGGAATATCAGGTGATCGATCATCATGATAAATTCTACATTGTTACCAATTACCAGGCAAAAAACTTCCGCCTGATGGAAACATCTGTCAAGAACACTGGAAAAGAATATTGGAAAGAACTTGTTCCGCATCGTGAGGATATCTTGTTGGAAGATGTAGAGATATTCAATGATTTTTTTGTATTATCCGAACGAAAACAGGGATTAGTACAGTTAAGGATCAAATCCCGGCATAATAATGACGAGCATTATCTTAATTTCGGAGAAGAGGTATACACAGCAGAAATATCAATCAATCCATCTTTTGATACACATTTATTGAGGTTTTCATATTGTTCCATGACTACCCCGTTATCGATATTTGATTACAATATGCAAACCAGGGAAAAAGTATTACTGAAACAACAGGAAGTATTGGATTATCATCCTGAAGATTATGTTACCAGAAGGCTATATGCCAAATCGCCTGATGGCATGGAAATTCCCATATCACTGGTATATAAGAAAAGCACCCGGGTGAATGCCCATACCCCTTTATTATTATATGGCTATGGTGCCTATGGATACAATATGGATCCTGATTTTAGCACATCACGGATCAGCCTGCTCAACAGAGGCTTTATATATGCCATAGCACATGTCCGGGGTAGCCAGTACCTTGGACGGGAATGGTACGAAAATGGTAAAATGTTAAACAAACGTAATACTTTTACCGATTATATAACTTGCGCCGAACATCTGATCAAGCAGGGATATACCGATACAGAGCACTTGTTTGGCATGGGAGCCAGCGCAGGAGGACTGCTGATAGGAGCAGTCATCAATATGCGTCCTGATCTGTTCAAAGGAGTGATAGCAGGCGTTCCGTTTGTGGATGTTATCACCACTATGAATGATAAATCAATACCCTTAACAGTCGGGGAATTCGAAGAATGGGGAAATCCGGAAGATGAAGCATATTACCAATATATGATGTCTTATTCCCCATATGATAATGTAAAAGCACAAGATTACCCCAACATGCTTGTTACCACAGGCTTTCATGATTCCCAGGTACAGTATTGGGAACCGGCAAAATGGGTTGCAAAGTTACGGGATCTAAAAACCGATCATCATCTGTTATTGTTATATACCAATATGGATGCCGGACATGGAGGAGCATCCGGAAGATTTGAAAGTTATAAGGAAACAGCATTGGAATATGCATTTCTTCTGAAATTACTTCAGTAA
- a CDS encoding helix-turn-helix domain-containing protein, which translates to MITPDTHNPVFQLAADFVNQTSQHVFLTGKAGTGKTTFLKYIRENTHKNCIVAAPTGVAAINAGGVTLHSLFQLPFEPFIPGLEYRNSKERFRMSGSKLDMLRRMELLIIDEVSMLRVDVLDAIDTSLRRIRKNDQPFGNVQLLYIGDLFQLPPVVKEDEWSILRDYYSSPFFFHAKSVQRIPPVYLELKKVYRQREQLFVDLLNRVRNNELTQTDLKILNQRYCPGFESPPEEKYITLTTRNAKADEINNRELGKLTSEIFRFEGEITGEFPEYALPTEMVLTLKEGAQIMFIKNDSGEFRRYYNGKLGTITRIKHEQIWIKLEGTNEIIEIEREKWTNIRYTLNKETAEIEEEELGAFMQYPIRLAWAITIHKSQGLTFERAVIDTGDAFAPGQSYVALSRCTSLEGIILLSPITPDSVQTNRQAVSMSKSEKQQAELIQILEEKKRHFWADRLLLYFDCEELTAIPHRLNKLIDDKTSGEFQSYHTLVKEMMAHAYELKSVSERFKTELRSITRQPVTDIHALSERCNKAVGFFHRNILEKMLLPLQQYINGFKVKKAKTFYKHLCNLELDLKQFIENMKKVRYNNIPLIDGNDFLVPDRKGLYEQISQEGKKVSGKTGTKQKVDIPSKKKENEPHIYSNQKSYDLFLEGFSVEEIAQMREISQSTVISHLAEYIQNGKLSVLKLLSQDKVEKLSPWIQAAIAEDNFLLSPIKDRVGDQYSYTEIRLVMSHCIHEKTKNVKE; encoded by the coding sequence ATGATCACTCCTGACACACATAATCCTGTTTTTCAACTTGCTGCCGATTTTGTAAACCAGACATCACAACATGTGTTCCTTACAGGAAAAGCCGGAACAGGAAAGACCACTTTCCTGAAATATATCCGGGAAAACACCCATAAAAATTGCATTGTAGCGGCACCTACCGGTGTTGCGGCAATCAATGCCGGGGGAGTAACTTTGCATTCTCTCTTTCAGCTACCTTTTGAGCCTTTTATTCCCGGGCTGGAATACAGGAACAGCAAAGAGCGGTTCAGGATGTCAGGCAGTAAGCTGGATATGCTACGACGTATGGAACTACTGATCATTGATGAAGTAAGTATGCTTCGTGTGGATGTATTGGATGCCATCGATACATCGTTACGGCGAATCAGGAAAAACGACCAGCCTTTCGGAAATGTTCAATTGTTATATATCGGTGATTTATTTCAGCTTCCTCCTGTGGTAAAAGAAGACGAATGGAGTATCCTACGCGATTATTATTCTTCCCCGTTCTTCTTTCATGCAAAATCGGTCCAACGTATTCCGCCGGTGTACCTTGAACTGAAGAAGGTATATCGTCAACGGGAGCAATTATTTGTTGATTTGTTGAATCGTGTCAGGAATAATGAATTAACGCAAACCGATCTGAAAATATTGAATCAACGATATTGTCCCGGTTTCGAATCACCCCCCGAAGAAAAATACATTACACTCACTACACGTAATGCAAAGGCCGATGAAATCAACAATCGTGAACTAGGTAAATTAACATCAGAGATATTCCGGTTTGAAGGAGAAATAACCGGAGAATTTCCGGAATATGCCCTCCCTACTGAAATGGTTTTAACCTTAAAAGAAGGAGCACAGATCATGTTCATTAAGAATGATTCGGGTGAATTCCGCCGTTACTACAATGGAAAACTTGGAACCATTACCCGGATAAAACACGAACAGATCTGGATAAAACTCGAAGGGACAAATGAAATAATTGAAATCGAGCGGGAAAAATGGACCAATATACGTTATACGCTAAACAAGGAAACAGCGGAAATAGAAGAGGAAGAATTAGGCGCCTTTATGCAATACCCGATCCGGCTGGCCTGGGCAATTACGATTCATAAAAGCCAGGGGCTGACTTTTGAAAGGGCTGTAATTGATACCGGCGATGCATTTGCTCCCGGACAATCTTATGTAGCATTGAGCCGATGCACTTCCCTTGAAGGAATTATCCTGCTCTCGCCCATCACTCCTGATAGTGTGCAAACAAACAGACAAGCGGTAAGTATGTCGAAAAGTGAAAAACAACAGGCCGAGCTCATTCAAATACTGGAAGAAAAAAAACGACATTTCTGGGCAGACCGTTTATTGTTGTATTTTGATTGTGAGGAGCTAACAGCTATTCCCCATAGATTAAATAAACTGATTGATGACAAAACTTCCGGTGAATTCCAGTCATACCATACCTTAGTGAAAGAAATGATGGCGCATGCTTATGAATTAAAATCGGTTTCCGAAAGATTCAAAACAGAGTTAAGATCCATTACAAGACAACCGGTTACTGATATCCATGCATTATCTGAAAGGTGTAACAAAGCCGTGGGGTTTTTTCACCGGAATATTCTTGAAAAGATGTTGTTACCCTTACAACAGTATATTAATGGATTCAAAGTAAAAAAAGCAAAAACCTTTTACAAACATCTGTGTAACCTTGAACTGGATTTAAAACAATTCATCGAAAACATGAAAAAAGTGAGGTATAACAACATACCTCTGATTGATGGGAACGATTTTTTAGTTCCGGACCGTAAAGGTTTATATGAACAAATTTCCCAGGAAGGGAAAAAGGTATCAGGGAAAACGGGTACAAAACAGAAGGTAGATATTCCCTCTAAAAAGAAGGAAAATGAACCGCATATTTATTCAAACCAGAAAAGTTATGATTTATTCCTGGAAGGTTTTTCAGTGGAAGAAATAGCACAAATGCGGGAAATCAGTCAATCCACTGTCATTTCTCATTTAGCTGAATATATACAAAATGGCAAACTCTCTGTTTTGAAACTTTTGTCTCAAGACAAAGTGGAAAAATTAAGTCCCTGGATCCAGGCAGCTATTGCAGAAGACAATTTTCTCCTGTCTCCTATAAAGGATAGGGTGGGCGATCAATACTCATATACGGAGATCCGTTTGGTAATGAGCCATTGCATTCATGAGAAAACGAAGAATGTCAAAGAGTGA